In Ischnura elegans chromosome 6, ioIscEleg1.1, whole genome shotgun sequence, one genomic interval encodes:
- the LOC124161515 gene encoding organic cation transporter protein-like gives MGYDEALKHLGEFGRYQKRIYFLLCIPTISCALHKLAWVFLGARVKHRCKLPYEADNATFDLGSDLNMTIPWDKSHHGPAKCLRYDANFTSEYFQEGIPANKSVECHSWVYDTSVYESSAVMEWNLVCEDAWLRATADSIFMSGVLLGSLIFGDLSDRFGRKPTFFFSLVLQVIAGIFAAFAPDYISFVIARMIVGATTSGVFLVAYVIGVELVGPSARLFTGVFCQYFFSFGFLVTAFFSYFVKDWRMLQVALTVPGIIFFSYWWIIPESVRWLLTKGRVDEVKVLLNKAAKENKVEIPEELFKKITEEKVDEEDNTQRHSLLDLFRYPNLRKKTLYIFFNWMVISGSYYGLSWNTSNLGGNDYLNFIISGVVEIPGYTFALLTLNRWGRKLPLCGSMLIGGLALLLTLAVPEDMNWLFISLAMFGKLAITAAYGAIYIFSAEQFPTVIRNVAIGASSMSARVGGILAPFINLLANYWKPMPFIIFGALAFAGGLMVLLLPETMKKQLPETIEDGENFGKKIVEDQEEATALSPRHKNDSDVGDKKTVTA, from the exons ATGGGTTACGACGAAGCCCTGAAACATTTGGGGGAGTTTGGTCGTTATCAGAAAAGGATTTATTTCCTTCTTTGCATACCAACTATTTCTTGTGCCCTCCATAAACTTGCGTGGGTATTTTTAGGTGCCAGAGTGAAACACCG GTGCAAGTTACCATATGAGGCGGACAATGCCACATTTGATTTGGGAAGTGACTTGAACATGACTATACCATGGGACAAGTCTCATCATGGACCCGCAAAGTGCCTTCGTTATGATGCCAATTTTACATCGGAATACTTTCAAGAAGGCATACCTGCTAATAAAAGTGTTGAATGTCACAGCTGGGTCTATGACACCTCCGTATATGAGAGCAGTGCTGTCATGGAG TGGAACTTAGTATGTGAAGATGCATGGTTACGTGCTACTGCCGATTCGATTTTTATGAGTGGAGTATTGTTGGGATCATTGATATTTGGAGACTTATCTGATCG GTTTGGGCGAAAACCAACTTTCTTCTTTTCCCTGGTCTTGCAAGTCATAGCGGGCATTTTTGCAGCTTTTGCTCCTGATTACATCTCATTTGTGATTGCAAGGATGATAGTCGGTGCTACAACATCTGGAGTATTTCTCGTGGCATATGTGATAG GTGTGGAATTGGTGGGACCGTCTGCAAGACTATTCACTGGAGTGTTCTGTCAGTACTTCTTCTCATTTGGGTTCTTGGTCACTGCCTTCTTTTCATATTTTGTGAAGGACTGGCGGATGCTTCAAGTCGCCCTCACCGTCCCTGGAATCATTTTCTTCAGCTATTGGTG gATCATTCCAGAGTCAGTGAGGTGGCTCTTGACTAAAGGAAGGGTAGATGAAGTGAAAGTATTACTTAATAAGGCAGCCaaagaaaataaagttgaaattccagaagagctttttaaaaaaatcacagagGAAAAGGTTGACGAAGAAGATAACACTCAACGACACTCTCTGCTGGATTTATTCAGATATCCAAATTTGAGAAAGAAGACCCTATACATTTTCTTCAATTG GATGGTGATTAGTGGTTCATATTACGGGCTGTCTTGGAATACCTCCAATTTGGGAGGCAATGACTACCTCAACTTCATAATCTCCGGTGTGGTCGAGATCCCAG GGTATACTTTTGCACTGCTGACTTTGAATCGATGGGGTAGGAAACTGCCACTGTGCGGTAGCATGTTGATCGGAGGGCTAGCTCTGCTTCTCACCCTGGCTGTTCCTGAAG ATATGAACTGGTTATTTATTTCCTTAGCCATGTTTGGTAAACTGGCTATCACTGCTGCGTATGGggccatatatattttttcggctGAGCAGTTCCCTACCGTAATAAGGAATGTTGCCATAGGAGCCAGCTCAATGTCTGCACGAGTCGGAGGAATACTCGCTCCTTTCATCAATTTATTG GCAAACTACTGGAAACCCATGCCCTTCATCATATTTGGTGCTTTGGCCTTTGCTGGGGGACTAATGGTGCTCTTGCTGCCGGAGACAATGAAGAAACAGTTACCAGAAACAATAGAAGATGGGGAGAACTTTGGAAA AAAAATTGTGGAAGACCAAGAGGAAGCCACAGCCCTTTCTCCACGCCATAAGAATGATAGTGATGTGGGAGATAAGAAAACTGTGACAGCATAG